A segment of the Eptesicus fuscus isolate TK198812 chromosome 9, DD_ASM_mEF_20220401, whole genome shotgun sequence genome:
aaaggtgtttccCAAAAACaaagttaagaaaacaaaagagtCTAACCTCATCTAAGTTATTTGTCTGACCTGTACGTGTTCCTCTATCCCCCAATTTAAAGGGTTCTGAATATCTGTCCGTGGTCTCTGGGTTTACAGCAGATTGGAGTTTGGGGAGGACATTGGAGGTCAATCTGTCTAGCTTCCAAGTTCACCCAGGATTCCCTTGACCTCTGGGATGGTGGCCACTGGCCTCTTCTTGATTCCGTCCCACAGTGGATGCCCACTTCCTGACAATGGTGGAGAGGTCCTGGACCAGGAGAAGGGAGGTCCTAAATGAGGATCTTTCCAGGCCTGTTTTCGCACCTGTAGGAGACCCCAGCCCTGGAGTTAGAAGTCCCTACTCTTCAGAATAGGCATAGTCCACTTTGCTTTTAGGTTATTTCCTGAAAGATCCTTATCAGTCATGACCCCTTTGGGACTGAAGAGTTTATTGGGACCTAGCAGCTCAGGAGGTAAAAGTAAATAAAGGACAGACAGATTCTCTAAGTTCATGCATTTCCTCAGAATAAACAgctctctctcccaccttcctcctcttcttcactCACATCACTGCCCCCTTGGATCCATCCCTCATTTAGCATGACATTTCAGGCCTTTATATTATGCGTTCTGCCCTCCGCCCTTCTCAATGTTCCAGAAACTATCATGCTATGTTCAGGCCTATTCTTCCAGTGGGAACATCCTCCTTTGCTTTTTCCTCCTCAATCCTTCAAGAACTAGCTCAAATGTTCCCTCCTCCATGAATACTCCCACTCCCCGCAAGCAGAATCACACTCTACATCCTAATAGTCCTGCTGCCATTAGAGCATTTCTTACTCAGGTTCGTGATTTTTTTTCAGCATGTGTCTCCCTCCTGGACTATGAACTCCTCAGGGAAGGGACTCTCACTCATTCATcttgcctgacacacagtaagtaTCAATAAATTGCCTgaaatggatggatgaacagaCAGATGGATGAAGATTTACCTCGGAGAGCTCTGTGAGGTGCCATTGGATCACAGCCCTCTTTCAGTGGGGATAAAAAATGCAAGCAGATCATCCTGTAAGATATGCTGCCACCCGCTTCCCCTCCCTTCACGCTTGCAGTATTCCGTTCCATCACTGAGCTCAAGGACACATTGAGCACCTGCCCTTTGTGGAACTGTGATGGGCCTTGGGGACAGTCATCAAAGGACACCGTGTAACGGGGACAGGGAGTGGGCTGAGTGTTTTGCATGCTTAGGTCCCTCTTGTTCTGCAGGTCTCAACACACCAGCGTTTTCCTAGAATatgttctctcctttctcttttctcacgTTGCCCTCTTGACTTCTTCATAGCATTTACTGAAACCCAAATTGCCATAATTTTTACTTGTCTTCCTCCATTTGAATGTCAGTTCCATAAGCGCAGGAACTCCGCCTTTTCGTTCACTTCTATATACCCATGGCCTAGACCAGTACCTGACACACGGTAGGCACTTAAGAAATATATTATGCTATAATATTTTCTCATGATATAGCTTCCTCTTCACTAATTCTCTCTTCATTTGTGTCCAGTCTGATGTTAAACCTGGTTACTGAGTTCTTAATTTctattatttgtgtttttatgttCTAGAAATTCCATTTGGTTCCTTTCAACAATTTCCAGTTCTCAATCTTGTCTTATGTATCTTTGAACATACTAAGCATTGCTATTTGAAAGTTTAGTTGATAATTCCATTGTCTGGATCTTCCATGCAATTGTTGGAATTACCATTTCTGTGAGGGCTGGGCTGTTGTTTCCTATTCACTCTCACTCCTCACATGTCATCTTTCATGGTCCCAACCCAAAGCCTAGTTGGGGGTGAGGGACTTCACCTTTTCTTAGTGGGTCTTGAACtatactttttctacctctggtCCCATACATTTGTAGAaagctctgccccctccctctgcacttCTTGACTTCCTCTCACCAGTGGAATCTCAGTTCTTTGTAGCCAGGGCTAGAGGCCCCTAAGGTCCTACTCAGGCTTTTCCGAGGCTTGCAACAGGAGGCTTGCAACAGGAGGCCCAAAGGGAAGTGAGAGGGGGTTTTCGTTTACTATTTGGTATGCAAATTAGGCACAAAACAGACAAGAAAAGGAGAGTAGGTGAGGTTGGAACTGGGCTACAGAGCCAACATCTAGATCCTCCAGGATggaaatttacagggaatcaagaCATCTAGGCAGCCCCATAGGTTACATACATGAATGTAGCTTCAAGCAGACCTGGATTCAAGTTCAAATGAGACTAGCTCTACCATTTATTACATTGGACAAGTCAGTTGGACAAGTCAGTTTAGTTACCTGCTTGTCCCTCCACTAGCCCCCCTTCCATCCATCCTAGATTGACACAAACAACCCATGTGCTATATTCTTTACCCAAACCACAAAATGCTAGGTCTGAAGAAActtctgaaatatttactataGTGTTCCTAGTTGAAATAGAAATATGAGGCTGAAAGGAAATGGGCCCACCAGAAGCTAGATTCCCAGATTACTAATACAGGGCTCCTTTGTTTTCACAGAAATCTACTATCCCACCCCCAGTCCCAAATATTAAGGTTCTGGACCTATGGAGCCACATACAACCTTACCTCTAAATCTAAATCTATCCCAACCTTTTCTCTTTTAGCTCCTGTACCCTGCcccaatctttttatttttctttttaatcctcacctgaggatatttttccattgattttttagagagagggaaagacagggagaaatatcaatgtgagagaaacacatcaattggttgcctcctgcatgcgctgccggggaggagcctgcaacaaggtacgtgcccttgatcagaatcgaacccaggacccttcagtccacaggccgatgctctatccattgagccaaaccggctagggattttttttttttttaagtatatactaTTTACTATGTATTCACATGTTTAAATGGGTTATATTGCACTTAATCCTATGGCTATTCTTTTGTTAAAAGCTCAGAAAGGTACAGTTTCTGGCCTAGGGTTGCAGAGCTGATAGGTAATTAAACCAAGATTCAGTCCCCAGAAGGCATTACTCCAAGCCCGGAGCCCTGTGTTCTGCCCCACAGCTGCCCCTTGTTTGTCTACCTCCCATCCCTTGGGATTTGTCTGGGTCCCATCCCAGAATGCATTGTCAGCCAGGGCCCTAGAACCTAGGGCCCCGTGTCCTCAACCCTGAAATCTGTAAAAAGGAAGCAACACCCCACCCCGTaggccctccttcctctccctttcaccCCGCCTCCCTGATTCAAAAACAGCTCACCCCAAGGTGCGCTGCAGACAGCCCTGTGCTCATTTCCAAAAGCTGCTCCAAGATCCTCCCAAGATGAAGGGCTTCTACTTCCTCCTATTCACCATCAGCTTCCTGATTATGATTCAGGTAAGAGCAGCGCCAGCCCTTGGACCACTGCCCAAGACCCACCAGCCTTGCCTGCATTGGAGGAAGGGACAGACTCCTCACACCCCGTCTTCTCCCGGGGGAAGGGCAGAAAGGCTCCAGTAGGCAAACCAAGGACCAGGGGGGtctggctcccaggctcccagcccttctGGCTGTGTTCAGACTACTTGAGGCTGCCCCCGAACAGAAGCCTGTAACTGAGGCTGGGAGCACGCTCAGGGTGCCAGGAACACTGAAGCACCCAAGGGGCGCTGTGGAATCCTGGTGAATTTAGAGGCCTGGGAAGACAGCCCCGAGTGAGGGTGGCATCAACCCACAAGGAACCGGGGGCAATGGTTTTATTAGAAGGGGCCAGGAAATGTTCGTGCGGAACCTGATCCTTTCTGGAGGTGGCAGGGAACCCCCAGGGAGAGATGCCTAGGTGTTCTGAATGTAGAGAAGGTAGAAATCACCCACTCCAGAAACAGGCAAAGTCTCAAAACCAACTGTTATTCCAGGAGGCAGCTTTAGCAGCATCCCATGCCCAGAGGGCTCTAGTCAGCGTAAGAGCTGGGAGCCATCAAGTTCTTGATCAAGAGCAGCTTGATCAAGCATCGAGAACAGCTTGAGCACCATCAAACACAGCTTAATCTCCATCAAGAGCAACTTCAGCTGCAGCTTGATCAAGCATTAGGAACAGTTTGATCACCATCTGGCCATGTCCTCAGGGAGGAAATTGTCCTCTCCCcatctttccacccacccacccacactttGGCAGGTGCCTTCCCatgtgacccccctcccccaccccctcaactATAATGCGCTCTTCTCCCCATTCAGaaaatgagcaaactgaggctcagataggTTAAGCCTCTGGCCCAACTGGTAAGGtcaggggctgtgggccacagCCTCCCCCGTCTTCCACATGCTGGAGCTGGGGGTCTGGAGATGACAGGAAGGTTCTGTGGGAGGTGGGCTAGGGACTGTGTCaaggcaggaagcagccaaccgTCTCCATGGGAACTGGTGGGACAGAGAAGTGACGACTATTGTACTGGGTAGGGGATCTGTGTCTCTAAACAAACATGAGATTCAAAAGCCCCCTGAGCTTGCCCCACTTCTCTTGCAGATACAGAGTGGAATCTTGCAAAACATTTCCAGACCTTCCACCActtccaccacctcctccacctcctccacctcctccacctcctccacctcctccacctccgccAACTCCGCCAACTCCGCCAactccgccccctcctcctcctcttccaccaaGTCCACTACCACCGCGACCACCACCTTCGCCATCAAGAAAATCAagggcggggccccagcactcaGCAGCCTGGGCAGTGGCAGTGTCCTTATCTTCCTGACCAACACCCTCATCCAGCTCCTCCACCTCAGCTGAGGTGACACACCTCAGCCCTAGCCCCGTGTCCTCTGAGACATGGCAAGAGAAACTCCCCATCCCCAATCCTTGGGAGGGGTTGATACCAGAGGTCACCAGTTGTGGAAATTGACAGAAAATGCCTTGGGGGCAATGGCCTACAGAGGGAGGTACTGATGTGGAGGTGTTAGCATCACCCAGCTGGGGGTCAATAAAGTTGTCCTGTACCTGGAGCTGGGTCCTATGTGTGGTCACTGACATCAGGGGGCCCCAAACGCCAGGTTTGCAACAGCACCAAGGAGCCATGCATGGCCCCATCAGCAAGAGGTGGTGCCAGGGAGCTCCTGCTCCAGCTTCCCTGATCCAAAGTCCAAATGCTGAGGCTCCTCCCCTTAGGATCACCTTGCAGAGACCTGACACTTCATCATCAGAACCCTGCCCTGGACCTGTGAGTTCCctgagggtggggcccaggggctTGGTTCCTGTGTGTGTCCCCACAGCCCCCTGCCAGACCTGGCTCAGAGCAGGCTCTCGGAACACAGCATTTGGGGTGACTGCATAAAAGACCACACTCACCAGTTAGTAAGTCTGGACCCAGGGCTCCCTCTGGTGGCAGAGGGAGGCCTTACATCTGAGCCCCAGACGAGCTGGGAGGGAAGAAGCCAGCCTGCATGTAGGGTGACCAAGGCAGGTGAAGGcatcctcacccccctcccaaatACCAAGTGCACAGAGAGGAGGATACCCAGGAGGATATTAGAAAACAACTCATAttccacaacaacaacaaacacttaTAAAAACATTCCACCCCAGAGAACGCctccagggctgggagggtggagTGTCAAAGCACATGAACAGTCCAGATCTGAGAAGCCCTGTCCTTGGCCGGCTCCCACAGCACCACATGGTCCCGGTCGTAGCCCCGGCCACCTgggcaggaggaagagatggggagagagatggtCAGAGCAAGCTGGGGACTCCACTGCCCTCGGGTGCCTTCTCCCACACACATCCCCACCTTACCCTTCACATCCAGGATCCGACCTTCAAACATCTGGCTGCAGATGTGGCCCGATTCGTTGATGCTCCACGTCTGACGGGGCAGGCGGCTCTCGGCCCACAGCACCACCTTGGAGCCTGCGCTGGGGGGCCCAATCACCTGCAGGCTCATGGTGGGGGCCACCTGAGGCCCCCAGGAGGTCATCAGGCACTGTTCCTCTCCACAGGGACCCCACCAAAGAAAGACACCCCTGACACACCCAGCTTTAAATCCTTATGGAttgtgaccctgggcaaatctCTTAATCCTCCTAAACTTTGGTTTCCTTGGAGATGGGAATCCCCGAGTGCGGGTTGTTGTGAGGGTGAGAAGTCATAAAAGGGCTGGAAAACTGTTAGTTCCTCCAGGAAACCTTCCATGACGGACTCTCAAAACACAGGCTTTCGCATCAGACAAGCCTCGACAGACGCACCTATGGGCTGTGTGACTTCCCGCCACTTACTTGCATTCTCTGCTCTCAGCTTTCCTACCCTGTAAAATGGAGAGTCAAATAGAATCTGCCCACAGTACCCTCTGAGGACTAAAGAGGCATGCATGTGAAGGGCTTAGCATGGCACCTGGCACATAGCCAGTGTTCCCTTTCATTCTAAGTCAAGGACAAACCCTTTCAATAGCCTGTCGGGATCCGCACTCCCATAACCTTTCTGATATCACCTGCTACTTCCTTCTTCACTCCCTTCACTCTAGTCACCCAGGTGGCCTTGCTAGTCCTAGGAAATGCCAGGCATgctcctacctcagggcctttgcacttacaGTCCCCTCTGCTTGGAACACTCTTCCCTCAGGTACCTGTATGGCTGCCTCTTCAATCGCCATCGCCCCACAAAGGGCTCTCCCTGTCAGAGCTACTGATATTGCCTATTCCTTTTACCCGTTCACTGTTTCTCTATTGCGGCAATTTTCACCCGgtgtgtcacaagaatttttgaaacatgcaacacctgactatgtagtcagggccactgacctcttttcccttaggctgtcaaataaaaaatgacaacagccaacacaaccatagccgtctggtgtgaatgccctgtcttaaaccataaatatatagatcatataacagagttgcatcttattggtcaggCCACCTAATAAGGTTGCCTTCGATTCGTCAATTCTTGATACCGGAAacccttatatacaagtataggcaaatgtgtgtgtgttttttaaagtcgCTCTGGAGCAAAAAggataggtaattactattattattatttgttggtaaatcaatcaaaatgatatctattttttgtcaggtcagcaaaaaatgtatttttgggtGTGCCACAGAACTTTAGTAGTTTAcgtgtgccgtgagatgaaaaaggctgaaaatggCTGTTCTGTTGCATCATCTAAGGTGCTAAAGTGTTTTACTCAGTTAAGTTGTTTCTGCCACTCCCCACCAGGATGTTCGCTTCCGGAGGGCAAGAGTCGTTTCTGTCTTCTCAACGCTGTATTCCCAGCCAGAACaaggcctggcacacaataggTGCTCAGGAGATGTTTGTGGGGTGAATCTATCATTACTACTAGGACCCGAGTTCTGTCACAGGGTTTCAGCGCGGGGAAGTCCCTTGGAAGCATCTGGTTCAATGCCcctgttttgcagatgagggaccgaggcccagagaagagTATAAATTGCGCAGGGGTGGATGCACAGCCTGCATTCTCCACTCCCCAGGGTCTCAGTGTCTGAGTGTGTCTCTCTGACCCACGGGTGGGTCCTGTTACTGGCTGGTGCGTCTGTGAATGCCCGGGGCCCTGGTGTCCTTGCCTCAGCCACCAAACCAGTACCTGGTTCTTCAGCAGCCCATCTTCGTAGTACCAGATGCAGCTACCTCCAGCTCCAGGTTCAGAAACCACCACACGGCCCGCCTTCATGTCTTCCACGTGGTCTGGCACTGCCAGGAAGCCCCCCAGTGCCACATTCCAGAGGCGGAAATAAGCCCGGCGCTGGTGAGTGGAGGGAGCTGTGAGTCAGGGCTCCCCGGGCAGAGatgctcccacctgggctcccaaCACCCATAATTCTGGACCCCCCAGCATCCCAAGCTCCAAAGCCCTCATTCCTGCCCCTAAACCACCCTTGGCCCTCCCTTAAGTCGCCCCTTGTTTCCCGCACAAATACCAAAGCCCCACCGgagcacacacccacacccacacagttCCATGTCCACAGACACCCACAGACGTGTGCGGAGGGACACGCTGGCAGATGCACCCAGGGTCCACGTGGTTGCACAGAGGTTTGCAGCAGAGACAAACACACAGATCCTCAGAGCCACGCAAACTCACACATCCTAACCGGTGCACGGGTCGCCCAGCCTACTCCGCCCAGGCACCTGTGTTTGCTAAAAGGATGGATGCGTGAAGGTATTCAGAAgtgcgccctccccccccccccccccgccccatgctaAAGAGGAACCGCGGCGCGGCAGACACTGCGCTGCCCGTGGTCAGGTCAGGCTCTGCCTCTAACCAGCTGGGCACCTCGGACACCGGTGACGGCCGTAACAGTAATAAGAACCGCAGCTGATGTTTGTTGGGTGTTTACCCACTGCAGCACTGTACTAAGGACTTCACATACATTACTTGTCCTCAGTCCTCAAACCAACTCCATCGTATGCATTACCCCCGTTTTaacgatgaggaaactgagggccaTGGAAGTACAGTGCCTGCCCAAGATTGCAGAGCAAATCCTTGTCCACTTCTCTCCCCATCTGTACAATGCGGGCGTTGGAGATAACCTCCGAGACTTCTCCTCGCACTGATGTTCTAAGAGTCTGTGCATGTAGGGACCACACAACATCCTcgcacaaagacacacacactctCAACAGGCCACAGGCACGtggagtcacacacacacaaaccacaggTCACCGACACAGACACATGGACACAAATGACTGCACAGACACAGAAATGCCCTCCGACAgcacgtgcgcgcgcacacacacacacacacacacacacacacacagatcccaGGGCCATGCCTCCACATTAACGCACGGGTAAGAAATCAGACGCATGGCCAGACATGTGGAATCAGAGTTGCCCAAAGTGAGGTGTGCTTACTACCTGAGATATTTTTACTCCTACATGGGTAAACTTATTGTTAAAAATTTaatggcagccctagctggtttggctcagtgaatagagcttcaGCCAGCAgattaaagggtcccgggttcgactctggtcaagggcacatgcccaggttgtgggctcaatccccagtagggggcatgcaggaggcagctgatcagtgattctcatcatggatgtttctatctctctctccctctcccttcctctctgaaatcaataaaaatattttctaaaaaaaatttaatggcagtaaaaaaaaaaatttaatggtaATGTATTTATTTCCTATTAATGAAAAATCAGCCATCCACATCAAACCCATGACTTTATGACTATTATTCCTTAGGATAAGGAGAGAGTAGGAACAAATGGTGCTGATTTAGAAACAAATATTAAGTAGATAATGGTTCAAGAGGAATGACGATGTGGCGAAAATTGTGATAAAAGCACCAAAATGCTGAGTTTGGGAAACACACAGATAGACACACCCCCAGATGGACACACTCAACCTGACGTGCTACCCACCTGCTTGATGGGGTAGAGGGAGCCCACCCTCTGAGTCCCGCTGTAGGTCAGCCAGTTCGTGATCTCGCAACTGCCCACCAGCCACTGGCGGCCCCGGAAGTCGCTGTGTTCACACAGCACCCAGCTGGGCCCAGCAAGTGCCAGAGGcacagacggacagacagacagacagacagacagacaggtggAGAAGAAGGCACAAATGTCAGAACTTTCTccacctccctttctctcctgctGGGACTCCTCTGCCTGGGGTTAGGGTCCCAGGGTgagagagggaggctgggaagtaGATTGAGGTTTGCAGGGCAGAGGAGGGTCCTGAAgagccccttcccccctgagCTGGGGTCCAAGCCTGAGGATCAATGACCCTCCTCagtccacctctccctccctcctggctgggaggggagggaacccACCCTCTGAGTCCCCTCAGGGAAGAAGCCTGAAACCAGCCTTCACTTACTaacagcccccaaccccctgtgcCGCCCCACAACCCACTCACGTGCCCCCCTGGATCCGCACGGACAGCACATAGTTGTTGAAACCCTCGGCTTGCAGACTCCGCACCTCTCCATTGAGCTCAATCTCCTTCCCCTCGAAGCACTCCAGTCCATACAGAAAAATGGAGGGCTCTGAAAAGTGCTGGGGCCCAGGGCATTGGGAAGGGTTGAAACCATGGCAGCCTTGGCCCCAAACTCAGCCCCCTGACTCCCAGATGGGTACTCAGGCCTTCTTTCCCTCCTGAGCTGCACCCCACAGGGCTCCTGACTCCTGCACACTGCCGGCTGGGTCCCCCAGACTCTCAGAGGCAGCATGTGCCAGACTAGGCCCCCCAATGCCCCCAACCCTTCTCCCCAGTAAATGGCACTTCTAAGAATAGTATACTAATAATACTGCTAATTACAGCAGTTCTCATATATTTGAGGCTTACCTCATGCCAGattctgtgctaagcactttacctGATCTCATTCTAACTTCTCAACAACCCTATAAGGTAGGTGCTGTTACCATCCCTGCTTAGCagaggggagactgaggctggagAAGATTAACCCCCAAAGCTGGGCTTCAGAACCAGGTCTATCTGCCCTCAGAGCCCAGAGAGTAGTTGTAAAGAGCTTGGACTCGGGAGTTGGGCTGCCTCAGGGAGATCCTGGCTCTGCCtgttaccagctgtgtgacctggagcaagtcacatgacctctctgggcctcagttttcacatctggaAAAGGGAGATGGGAATAGTAACAAACCGTATAGGGTTGTGGTAAGGACTGAATGCCTTAGTATATggaaagcctttttttaaaaaagatatatatatatatatatatatatatatatatatattttttttttttttaagtttaagagaggaagagagagggagagagatagaaacatcaatgatgagagagaatcattgatcggctgcctcctgcatgccccacactgggaactgagcccacaacctgggcatgtgccctgactgggaataaaaccgcGACtgccttgttcataggtcgacgctcaaccactgagccatgccggccgggctgaaaGCCTTCTTTAAAAAGCCGGAGCGTGGGCTCTGAGCGTGGCGTGTGTCCAGTAGACCTCAGCTGCTCGGCTcgtgctgccactgctggcccaCCCAGGGCGGGTCACCAAGTCCTACAGACGTGAGCTCTTTCATGTGGCCCGTGTCACTGCTCTCCACCTCTCCCCTGGTCCAGGACATCATGATGTATTCTGGCTTACTGTCTTAACCCACCCCTGTCTTATAACAGTATTATAACAGTATTATAACAATATTATAACAGTACTATACTGTCTTAACCCCATGCCTTGACCCACCCCTCTTCTCTCCGCACGACAGCAGAGCCATCTTGTGACCCTGGGTTTCTTGAATGGGGGCTGTGTCCGATTTATGTCATTGTTCCTAGGACCTATCTTGGCAGGTACTCGAAAAGTCTCTAGTAAGTTGAACTGGCTTTGAAGCCCTGGGTTAGGGGGACCTGGGGAAAGTTCTGAGGAAGACAGGACTCAAGCCCAACAGCCCACTGCACAGTGACAGGAGGCCTGGGACACCCCCGGCAGCACCCCCTGCCTCAGAGACTGCCTGGAACTGAACAGGGGTACTCACCAGGGGTACCTTCCGGAGGGAGCCCAGGACTGTGGAGGCCAGACAGCCCATGGCCGTGAGAGTGGGGAACTCGCCCTCGGAGAGAATGTGCTGGTCACCCTCAAAGTTCTCCTCATCAAACAGGatccagctgggggaggggaggggatggggacatgagtgggtggggacttgagcCTGCCCAGGCCCCCGAGATACAGCAGAGTGGATGCAGACTTGATCATGACCCCCTGATCCAGGGGAAGCCACGGATGAGCAGGCACGGCAGCAGCAGTGACTAAGGTCAGACTTCAAAAAGGACTGACTGAAATTAATTGCCCCTAAGAAGGGAAATTTGGTAACATCAAGCAAAACTATATATACAATTACCCAGTAATCTTATTTCTTAGAATCTATCCCAAGGACCCCCTCCAAAAACATTTGCAAACACGACCACTCATTACAGCACTGTTTGCAATGGCAAAAAGTGGAGGCAGCCCACATGTCCATGAGTAGGGGATTGGCTGAATACACTAAGAATGTGgagtatagccctagctggtttggctcagtgcatagagcgtcggccta
Coding sequences within it:
- the CD52 gene encoding CAMPATH-1 antigen; translation: MKGFYFLLFTISFLIMIQIQSGILQNISRPSTTSTTSSTSSTSSTSSTSSTSANSANSANSAPSSSSSTKSTTTATTTFAIKKIKGGAPALSSLGSGSVLIFLTNTLIQLLHLS